From a region of the Streptomyces caniferus genome:
- a CDS encoding CsbD family protein, which produces MSISKKIAHKAEAMKGDAKKTSGRATGSRRLQAEGRGDQVKGNIKQAATKIRDAFKH; this is translated from the coding sequence ATGAGTATCTCGAAGAAGATCGCGCACAAAGCCGAAGCCATGAAAGGCGACGCCAAGAAGACGAGCGGCCGCGCCACCGGCAGTCGGCGCCTGCAGGCCGAAGGCCGCGGAGACCAAGTCAAGGGCAACATCAAGCAGGCCGCGACCAAAATCAGGGACGCCTTCAAGCACTGA
- a CDS encoding bifunctional DNA primase/polymerase, whose protein sequence is MTRRGIQWLSAVADDPAMCRAHWADDPRRPCTLPTGRLFDVVVTSQRLGMETFDQLVRREMPLGPVMMDRRAKQIGFLLSSKSRARFARLVSLETATPPEYRYLDAGFFVVVPGPMPMADDRHQWLRAPIRRPEASPLRTASLAVMFTAASALIERADRYGEQYPTPEAERPKGLEWVSDRAQ, encoded by the coding sequence ATGACGAGGCGAGGCATTCAGTGGCTGTCCGCTGTCGCTGACGATCCAGCGATGTGCCGGGCTCATTGGGCGGATGACCCCAGGCGCCCGTGCACGCTGCCGACCGGGCGCCTCTTCGATGTGGTGGTCACGAGCCAGCGCTTGGGCATGGAGACCTTCGACCAGCTGGTACGCCGCGAAATGCCGCTCGGCCCGGTCATGATGGACCGTCGCGCAAAGCAGATCGGGTTTCTTCTGTCGTCCAAGTCGCGGGCGCGCTTCGCGCGTCTCGTGTCCCTGGAGACGGCCACCCCACCCGAGTACCGCTATCTCGACGCCGGCTTCTTCGTCGTCGTACCCGGGCCGATGCCGATGGCCGATGACCGCCACCAGTGGCTACGCGCGCCCATTCGCCGCCCCGAGGCATCCCCGCTGCGCACGGCATCGCTGGCGGTGATGTTCACGGCCGCGTCGGCTTTGATCGAACGAGCAGACCGCTACGGCGAGCAGTACCCGACCCCCGAAGCGGAACGGCCCAAGGGGCTTGAGTGGGTGAGCGACCGTGCCCAGTGA
- a CDS encoding cold-shock protein → MAAGTVKWFNAEKGFGFIEQDGGGADVFAHYSNIAAQGFRELLEGQKVNFDIAQGQKGPTAENIVPA, encoded by the coding sequence ATGGCTGCTGGTACCGTGAAGTGGTTCAACGCGGAAAAGGGCTTCGGCTTCATCGAGCAGGACGGTGGCGGCGCTGACGTGTTCGCCCACTACTCGAACATCGCCGCCCAGGGCTTCCGTGAGCTGCTCGAAGGCCAGAAGGTGAACTTCGACATCGCGCAGGGCCAGAAGGGCCCGACGGCCGAGAACATCGTTCCGGCCTGA
- a CDS encoding Asp23/Gls24 family envelope stress response protein has protein sequence MSDAGGQNRPATSDRESMGEGATRDAGGKRGAPGSRGRTTIEDVVVMKIAGIAAREVIGVHALGSGFSRSMGAVRERVPGAGSGKSVTRGVKVEVGEVQTAIDLELVVDYGVAIAEVASVVRENVISAVERMTSLDVVEVNIAVSDVRLPDEEDEEEEEQRVQ, from the coding sequence ATGAGCGATGCTGGAGGGCAGAATCGGCCCGCGACCTCCGACAGGGAGTCCATGGGCGAGGGTGCAACGAGGGATGCGGGCGGAAAGCGTGGCGCCCCGGGCTCCCGTGGCCGGACCACCATCGAGGACGTCGTGGTCATGAAGATCGCGGGGATCGCGGCCCGTGAGGTGATCGGGGTGCATGCGCTGGGCAGCGGATTTTCCCGCTCCATGGGGGCCGTGCGGGAACGGGTGCCCGGAGCCGGCAGCGGCAAATCCGTCACACGTGGGGTCAAGGTCGAGGTCGGCGAGGTGCAGACGGCCATCGATCTGGAGCTCGTCGTCGACTACGGCGTCGCGATCGCCGAGGTCGCGAGTGTCGTGCGGGAGAACGTGATCTCCGCAGTGGAGCGGATGACGAGCCTGGACGTCGTGGAAGTCAACATCGCGGTGAGCGATGTGAGGCTGCCCGACGAGGAGGACGAAGAGGAAGAGGAACAGCGCGTCCAGTAG
- a CDS encoding phosphotransferase family protein: MISDPGTSPDAPRDFTAEGVEAVLREACEEARIDASGAELLRLGSNAVYRLPSAPVIVRIARDPNAAMEMERAVQVARWLESQDYPATRVLPGVRQPLSAGGRVVTFWKSAQDREEYATVTELADLLRRLHWLEEPESLRLPYFDPFAKVWSSFEALDGVSAEDMAFLEQRARRLGKEYDRLDFVLPYGLIHGDANIGNVLRDRSGRAIMIDLDGFCLAPREWDLILTAIYYDRFGWHGRSDYEGFVHHYGFDIMNWPGYSVLADVRELMMVLWMGQQVGSSEKSATEFSRRMHALRTGGSRRDWSPF; this comes from the coding sequence ATGATCTCGGACCCCGGAACGAGTCCAGACGCACCGCGGGATTTCACGGCAGAGGGCGTGGAAGCCGTACTCCGCGAGGCGTGCGAAGAGGCCCGGATCGATGCGTCCGGGGCAGAGCTGCTGCGACTCGGCTCGAACGCCGTTTACCGGCTGCCGTCCGCTCCGGTGATCGTCCGCATCGCCCGTGATCCAAATGCGGCGATGGAGATGGAACGGGCCGTTCAAGTCGCCCGCTGGCTTGAGTCGCAGGATTACCCGGCAACGAGAGTGCTGCCAGGCGTGCGTCAGCCACTGTCGGCCGGCGGCAGGGTCGTCACGTTCTGGAAGAGCGCCCAGGACCGCGAGGAGTACGCGACGGTGACCGAGCTGGCAGATCTGCTGCGGCGGCTGCACTGGCTTGAGGAGCCGGAGTCGTTGCGTCTGCCGTACTTCGATCCGTTCGCCAAGGTGTGGTCCTCGTTCGAGGCACTCGATGGCGTCTCGGCAGAAGACATGGCGTTCCTGGAGCAGCGGGCCCGCCGACTGGGCAAGGAGTACGACCGGCTGGACTTCGTGCTGCCGTACGGCCTGATCCACGGCGACGCCAACATCGGCAATGTGCTGCGGGACCGCAGCGGCCGGGCCATCATGATCGACCTGGACGGCTTCTGCCTGGCACCGCGGGAGTGGGATCTGATCCTCACGGCGATCTACTACGACCGTTTCGGCTGGCATGGCCGGAGTGATTACGAGGGCTTCGTCCATCACTACGGATTCGACATCATGAACTGGCCCGGCTACTCGGTGCTGGCCGATGTCCGTGAGCTGATGATGGTGCTGTGGATGGGCCAGCAGGTCGGCAGCAGCGAGAAGTCTGCTACCGAGTTCAGCCGCCGCATGCATGCGCTCCGTACCGGGGGCAGCCGCCGGGACTGGAGCCCCTTCTGA
- a CDS encoding YhjD/YihY/BrkB family envelope integrity protein, with the protein MKPSDSANRPSLVGRLRRVIRHSPVGRGWRRGRELELGSRSLGFAALGFLTLVPLLIVVSAADPTHGRGFAQWLGDGIGVSTTSREQIGQLFTRPGQAARTTTAFGVATLAVFGLSLGSAVQTGYERVWELSPARWYARWRHVLWLVVLVGYLFMSATTTLWRQSLTLTSAALLSAVLFFWWSQRMLLGGRVGWGALLPGAVATVTGLIGLRVFSRLVFSPLIASSAVTYGAIGTVLVVQSWLVGVGVVVFGGALVGRLVLQRRHR; encoded by the coding sequence ATGAAGCCTTCCGATTCCGCGAACCGTCCCTCTCTGGTCGGGCGGCTGCGCCGGGTGATCCGGCATTCGCCGGTCGGGCGCGGATGGAGACGGGGCCGTGAGCTGGAGCTGGGGTCGCGGTCACTGGGCTTCGCGGCGCTCGGGTTCCTCACGCTGGTGCCGCTGCTGATCGTTGTCTCCGCTGCTGATCCGACACACGGGCGGGGGTTCGCGCAGTGGCTGGGGGACGGGATCGGCGTGTCGACGACGTCCAGGGAGCAAATCGGGCAGCTGTTCACCCGGCCCGGCCAGGCCGCACGGACCACGACCGCGTTCGGCGTTGCCACCCTTGCTGTCTTCGGTCTGTCCTTGGGGTCGGCGGTGCAGACCGGCTACGAGAGGGTCTGGGAGCTCTCGCCGGCGCGCTGGTATGCCCGGTGGCGGCATGTGCTGTGGCTCGTCGTACTCGTCGGGTACCTCTTCATGTCCGCCACCACCACGCTGTGGCGACAGTCTTTGACTCTCACGTCGGCCGCACTGCTGAGCGCTGTTCTGTTCTTCTGGTGGTCGCAGCGGATGCTGCTCGGTGGGCGGGTCGGCTGGGGCGCCCTGCTGCCCGGTGCGGTGGCTACGGTGACCGGGCTGATCGGTCTCCGGGTCTTCTCCCGGCTCGTCTTCTCGCCGTTGATCGCGTCCAGCGCCGTCACCTACGGCGCCATCGGAACCGTCCTGGTCGTCCAGTCCTGGCTGGTCGGTGTGGGCGTGGTGGTGTTCGGCGGCGCGCTGGTCGGCCGACTGGTGCTTCAGCGCCGACACCGTTGA
- a CDS encoding MerR family transcriptional regulator, whose protein sequence is MDVTTLYSIGELSRRTGLPVRTIRFYSDSGVVAPTTRSPAGYRLYDLDALLRLELLRTLRELGMDLATIQRVLDRELSVAEVAAAHADAMDVQIRVLQLRRSVLRVVARRGSSPEETKLMHRLTQLSGEERRRLIDDFMDGTFGTVDADPAAVAMVRAATPDLPDDPSSEQVAAWVELAELVGDEDFRARMRRTARCQAAGRTLDIESEVGEELMEFTRQKVAEAMESGIDPLSDRGAPVIDDLVHRFAEVFARTPDTEFRDWMAQQFKEAHDPRVDRYWRLVWIVNGWQVVPNLIPVYPWLIQALRNDRDAQSPQWAPPRIPE, encoded by the coding sequence ATGGACGTTACGACCCTCTACTCGATCGGGGAGCTTTCCCGGCGGACCGGCTTGCCCGTGAGGACTATCCGGTTCTACTCCGATTCGGGGGTGGTAGCGCCGACCACCCGAAGTCCCGCCGGCTATCGGCTCTACGACCTCGACGCACTGCTTCGTCTGGAACTCCTCCGCACACTGCGCGAGCTGGGCATGGACCTGGCCACGATTCAACGGGTACTGGACCGCGAGCTCTCGGTGGCGGAAGTCGCCGCGGCGCACGCCGACGCCATGGACGTCCAGATCCGGGTGCTGCAACTGCGTCGGAGCGTTCTGCGAGTCGTGGCCAGACGCGGGTCCAGTCCCGAGGAGACCAAGCTCATGCACAGGCTCACGCAATTGTCCGGCGAGGAACGCCGACGTTTGATCGACGATTTCATGGATGGCACCTTCGGCACAGTGGATGCCGACCCGGCCGCGGTGGCCATGGTTCGCGCTGCCACTCCCGACCTCCCCGATGATCCGTCCAGCGAGCAGGTCGCCGCGTGGGTGGAACTCGCCGAGCTGGTCGGCGACGAGGACTTCCGGGCCCGGATGCGCCGGACGGCCAGGTGCCAGGCCGCCGGGCGCACGCTCGACATCGAGAGCGAGGTCGGCGAGGAATTGATGGAGTTCACCCGTCAGAAGGTGGCCGAGGCCATGGAGTCGGGCATCGACCCGCTCAGTGACAGGGGCGCACCCGTCATCGACGACCTCGTGCACCGCTTCGCCGAGGTGTTCGCGCGCACCCCTGACACGGAATTCCGGGACTGGATGGCCCAGCAGTTCAAAGAGGCGCACGATCCCCGGGTGGACCGATACTGGCGGCTGGTGTGGATCGTCAACGGCTGGCAGGTAGTACCGAACCTGATCCCGGTGTACCCCTGGCTCATCCAGGCCCTGCGAAATGACCGTGACGCACAGTCACCGCAGTGGGCACCGCCCCGGATCCCTGAATGA